Part of the Henckelia pumila isolate YLH828 chromosome 2, ASM3356847v2, whole genome shotgun sequence genome is shown below.
CTCAAGTGATGCTTGTAATGAAGATGATAATTCGTCAATAGTTCGTCGAAGAGGACCTAATCGGGGGTCTCAGATTCCACCAAACAGCGATGAACGGACTAACATTCATGTGGCCATGAATAAGTAAAAGCATATCACCTTTCAAGTTATTGTTTTTACAATTGTTTAGTTTTAttgatataatatttttctgGCTTGTATGTCTTAGATTTATTGAGATTGAGGTTGTTCGTGATATTACAACTGATATCAAAGGATCCATTAAAGAAGCTTGGCCAACTTGGAAAAAGGTTCCGAATGATAGTAAGAATCTGCTTTGGGACAATTTTAAGGTAAGTGATAATTTTTTAAAGTGGTTTTAATTCATTTATGGTGTATTTTTAACCACGGCCTGCTTATTAAATGATGCAGCTGAGATATAAATGGGATAATCTTACCGATAGGGAAATGAAAAAGGTGTGGAACGAAAATGCAGGTGAGAGATATAGGTCAGCAATTCATTTGGCTAAAAAAGAAGCATTATCATTGGCACACGAAGAGTTAGAACGAGAACCAACCACGCTGGATATGATAGGTAGATGACCAGAATGGATGGATGCTGAGATATGGAGTAACTTAGTCATCAATCATTGGAATAAAGAAGATCACAAGAAAAAATGTGATGTTGCTTGAAATAATCGAATGACAATAAAGTACGGATCGATTACAAGGCATGCAGGAGGTTCAATTCCTTTTGGAACACACCGGGAGAGAATGGTAAACATTTTgtacttttaagtatttatcCAAACAAATCTCTCTTAttacaattttaaatttatgtttCTATTAAAGGTATCTCATTTTTataattgatattattttgGCATATGATACATTTAATTGTAGGAAAAAGAATTAGGACGAGATGTGGATGATTTTGAAGTTTTTGAACGAACGCATAAAAGAAAGCAAGGTACTGGAGAATTTGTGGACAACAAATCGGCCCGAGTTAGTGTGAGTCATATTAATCATTTTTATGTCTTTTCTGATATCGTATCGacaatatgaaagcatgttATGTATTTAGCTTAATTTAAGTTGTTTATTGGATTAATACATTGTTAAAGGAAATTAGATTGAATAATGCTGATGATATTTTTCCCTTTGGTGGCTGATTTTTAATATGCTGATGAGTTTCTTTTGTTAAAGAAAAGTTGCTAGTGttcattaatattattatatttgttaGCTTAGACCATCTCAAAATTTATTGAACAGGTTTTATGCATTCTGGAAACCAAGAAGTGTTATGTCTTTGAATGATTATGCCCATTAATATAGTGGCATGAATAATCTAGTATCAAGTTACTGTTTTAAAGTATAATCCATTGTTAAAGGAAATTGTGCTGTGATGATGCCGATGAAAATTTTCCTTGGGTGACTGATTTTGGTGGTTTGACTGAATAATGCCGATGAGTTTCTTTTGTTAGAGGAAAGTAGGCTGAATATTTTTCCATTGTTTATTAACATATGTAATTGGATTCTAGAATAGTTGATTCATACTAGTATTTAATCCGGAGCAACACTGATTTTGGTGGTTTTGGTTTATATTCATTAGACTAACACATTATTTTCATTGAATAGGAAAAATATAGAGAGAAACTGAATGATCATGACGATGAACATACTCAGCATTCATTTGATTTCAACACATGGTGTGACATGGTAGGTCGCCCATCAAAGGGGAGGGTGTACGGATATGGACGTGATCATCGTTTTGGAAGAGCGCATAATGGAAATTTACTTGTACCAACAAGTAATGAGACGTTCTCAAATGAGGAAAATAAAAAACTGTCGAAAGAAATTGAAGACATGCGGGCAGTTAGCAAAAAGATGGAGCAAGAGATCCTTGAGAGTAAGAAGACATTAAAGTTTGTTATGATAGAAAGCAGAAGGAGAGAAGAGAAGCTTATTGAGGAAAGGAGGAACACGGAAGAATATTTGGAAAATATGGTACGTAAAATTATTCAAGACGTGGGATATACGAATCATTTATTTTCAGGAGGATCTGGCTTTCGTGAGCGACGATATAAGTGAAGTGAAGTGAAGTGAAGATCAGTACGTGagatttgaattttatttagttatttggGCACACTTTGATATTTTTTAAGATTTGAACAATTATCTGATTTGTTATagttttattaaagattttctTTATTGGATCAtgggaatattttttttattctaatGTTAATTATGCGATATCTTTTGTGGATTGCCAATATGTTTATGCTAtcgtgttatatatatatatatatatatatatatatatatatatatatatatatatataataataataataataataataataatataatataatataaatttaataactAAATTAGACATGGATTTATATACGGAATTTTATACAGATTTATAAACATATTCATAATCGGAAATGAGTTTATATACGGATTTataaacagaaaaaaaaattatcttcatTATGCTATTTGAGACCCAACAGTGACGGATTTAAGACAAAATTAAAAACCGAACAGTGATAGATTTAAGACAAAATTAAAAACGAATTGAACTTGAAATTGAAGGAATTTGGTCAAATTAAAAACGGATTTATAAATGGTTTTATAGTCcgtctctaaaattaaaaacgGAAATTTTCCGTTTCAAAATCAGAAACGAGACCTTGAACAACGGATTTTTGAGACGAAATGTTCCGTCTCCAACTTCTTTTTTAAACGGAAAAACGGGCTTCAGAGACTGATATTTTCGTCTCTGAAGCCCTGTTTTCTTGTAGTgagtccatgacatataattttttccagtgatatcgagtgcaatgaattcaagctttgccaagtttgacatggtgatactagaaaaataactgtaacgcccagaaattcgtcacgtaaatccacatgcataactaggaaatttaataattttaaaataatttaaaaatatgttaaattatttttatgaatgattatttaaattatgtgatttatttgcatgttttaaataatttctttcggcatttaaatcggtatgatatgatttatgaatttatttgagaaagtttattttataatCGCGTAGGcgagaccgtggacggacgagatgtttgttttcacccaaaatattttatgatatttttaggagccttaaaatattattttaaggtataattggaagaaaattatggtatttacatatatatttatttatgtgctagtttttacccaaaataagttattttaattacttttattaacctttaaaaatctcctattttattatttcgagattattaAGTTCTTAGCAAATtatcatgtatttttttaaaggttAAATTATAGTAATTATCTAACcaaagtatttatttaaatatttaacctaGATTACCCAAAATATTATCCTAAGATTTTCTACCCCAATTCACCTACCCCTTACCCTACGTAAACTCACCTTTGAGCCGCCTCCATCATTCATCAGAAACATCCTCCAATTCACAGCACACACAACACGATTACCTTGAGGAAAATTTAGGATATTTGACGTCTCGATCGTCCCGGTGCGCCGATACGTGTTGTAATCACTTTTTGGATCAAGAAATCATCGAGGCACGTTTCGAATCCCTTTTTGCTCACCGTTTAAATCGTAGTACACTGATTTTTACATGATTGATCAGTTAATGCATGTATAATGTGGCGTGAATGAAAAATCTTACAAGATCATGCATGTGTTTCACGTTTTTCTGCATATATCCAGATTTTcggttgtttttttttattttggacaGATCTAAGCTGCTGATCCATGTGTTAGGGTCGTTCTAGGGTCCTTAGGAGTGTCTTGGGGTGGTGTCTCGGCCATGGAAAAGGGCTGCATTCAAGCTGGACGTGGCTTTTTCCGGGACGCGGCAGATTCTCGCATCGGCTTGGGTAGGGGTTCGGGTTATTCTTGCTGGTTCATGGTCAGACCAGGGACTAACCAAGGGCTAGGGGGTTCGAGTTAGGGTCCTTAGGGGCTGGTCTGTAGGGTGGCTCGGTCTTGGTAAGGGCTGGAACCAAGGCTGGTCGTGAGTGGGTGCAGGTGGCGGGTTGCGCAGGTTCATGGGGTAGATGGGATCAGGTTGCTCGGTTAGGGGGCTGGCTGGACCAGGGGCTGGTCTGGTCggtccggcaggaccctggggaggtcctgccggcggagctccggccaggggtggccggagctgggcaaAGGAAGCAAGAAAGGATGGGGCAGCGTGAGGTACGTGGGCTTGAAAAGCCACGTACAGTGTGGGTTTTTGGGTTTAGGCGGGCCGGGCCCGGgttttgggtccgggtcgggtctaaaatgatGGGTCAAATAACtttagtccgggtctagatttttattatttgggcttgggtattttattttaattaattaagagtctAAGTAGTTAATAAATGAGTTGGgcttgttaattaattaattgaactaatttatgggctttaataattattgaagtgagcccactaatctTTTATGGgtcgtgtgatccatgagaattattgggccaagttgagtccggtttaataattttatcggtctagtttataattaatggttaaataataattttaataatttaattttaagttaattagttaatggacttaaattatgtttttaagtGAGCTCATTAGTTTCTCATGGTtctgggggcccatgaagcttaatgggccagtcAAGTTGGGTTTTTGGGTTTTgagccagtctaggaatttttgagtttaagtctagtggtcagcagctcgaacaagtccttggaaaaataaatgtccgtaaatatatatttaattcatgcatgcatttttattagatatataagtatgtttttttaagaaaataaattaaatatatatttacggacaaattttcatgaaataaagaaataatgagaatttttatgttcatgcatcattaaaaatttttatgataagcttaattgcatgttaagaaaaaaaatatatttttatgaaagttgaagtgaaggtggaaagtaatgtggttggaggccgggatacctgggcccggtgaccttcctaatgatgtttatgtatgatgagcttatggatccagctgagagggctggtgaagtggcagcacagaggtggaaatcccaccgccacgtacgttggtttatatattgatcaatcgcttagtatgatgccaccgacatggatacgacctgttgagaactaagaaatcatgataagttatttttttgagatttataaagtatgatgaattatgttatagcatgatgatttagcagtatgattatttatttatgtttatatgcatataattttaagatcatgcacgtataattatcatccacgtattttatatgatgtgtgcttgtgtgtggtttcattttgttatgtaaggatagaacgtgctgagcctctaggatcactagatttaaatggtgcaagTGAGAAAAATGTCAATAAGGATAATGTGtttccgactggcggcgagggcgtatgagtttccaggcggctagaacccgtgaccattgctctaagatgaattttatgttgagactagaacatttatttccgcatatgattgattattatagattttcagtatatgcatggatttttagatttaagtatttattttctaagttttcatgaatttttgtgaaagaaatattatttagaaattttattatgaaattcttatgaattattatttagtaattaattttaagtatttaattgcatgcgtgtatctttattgtattttttgtgtatttttattttaaattaagtaaagttatttttaagtattatatatatatgtatgggcatatatatatatttatatttattattttatattttatcgttagaaagtttttttttaaaaaaatccagtAGAAGTCCTAGATGTTtcaataacaatgcattttattagttaatttccattaatatgactatacaaaataatggaaaaataaaaattacaagtgcgtatacaaatagataaaaaatatgtggtgaaaaatcgctggtgagtacaagactcgtgagcatgctGATCATAATCGTTGTGAAAAATAGTCTtataaatgccatcatcttcatcttcgaaaaatcaaggaaaaattattttgagagaaagagtgaatttggtgtgattgaaaatgagtttgagtgaacatatttatagggcaaaaactagctGTTTGTTACTGTTGGGGtaagaaaaaatcgagtatgtgttgaataaaattttttgataatcatgtgatgcatataatgataatcataattaaatatacgcaataatatcacgttattataaggtcagtgtcctagaaaacctcttatataataacatgaaaatatatattgatatagttagtatatatacataataaatatatatcatatcacgttattgtttaaaaaccttagagaattttatacttgtcgtatcccttattgggagtgtgggatgtcgtcttaacatcctcccaggatttataacaagtttttaaaaactattttttttttgatcatttttgataataacatgatattatatattaaatatatacacacaacaaataaataaacaataaaataaatattcttacttTTGTTACATTTTTCTTGTGTTTTGGAGCTTGGAAAAATATGGAGGACTTTTAGAGcttcgtgctgataacgtgttgtgaaaaagtaaaaatttatggtaaaaagtaaaaactccaaaactcaaaatatatcaaactctacactttataatatttttctctcaactcaattgtatttttcatcacaaatgaagacctatttatagatcaacatttgagattagtctaaaaataaatacatcatcatctacatcatcacacactaattttccacattttacaactcaatattcaacattcaacattcaatattcaatattcaacataataataatatatttttcaacagttttattatttaaaatctgGATAAAATTATACTTATactttcgaaaaaaaaaagtaagggatattatataacatttttttattaGCATGAGAAATTTCCAAATGAAACTAAAATTTCCAATATTTTAGAAATCAATACAAGTATGGTAAATATCGAGGAAAAAAACATCGATAATGTTTACAAAATAAgactttataaattttattcagAAACTATATTATCTACAATCCACTATAAATTGTTTGAATCACACCACATTTCTGAGTTTTTTGATGAATAATGCTAGATTTTTGGATTGTGTTAGTTGGGGATTGCTCGTGTTCTTTGGGGATCGCTATATTCGTTTTAGCGCATTTTTGTCGACACGCAAACCCTTATATGACTTTCTCAcgtaataatttataaaattaatctcCGATCTAACTTAACTTATGAAAAGTAATCCGTTTTCACGTCTAAAGTGTTATTTTTCCTTCCAAAGACCAAAGTATAATTTTTCATTAGTTATGAAATATTGTGTTATCTATTCTATCTATTCTATTATATAAAAGATAAGCCTATTAGACTAACTAACTTTGAGAACACCAAAATACTTTATTCCTTAATTATCCCTTCCTATTCACTATCCCACTAAAAACTTCCCACTCATTCCTTtttttgctttaaaaaaaatgtacatataaaaaaaaacctcTATTTTACGTATGCATGGCCATTTTTCACtagtatatatttatttaaatggaAAATATACTGTGTAATATTTATCGCTGGGCTCTTTTTGCTTTTGGGATGTACCCACTCGCCGCATACAATGTTTGAgattattctatgctacacctgGAGTATTTTTTTTCCTCATGATGTTGTCAAATTACAACCAGTGTATCATCAACGCACAtgttaatttccataaaaaaatataagggTCTCACGTGatctaataatattaaaatagggGAAAAAACACTCCCGATTTAGTATAGACTAACCCACGATGTTTGTGCGGCTAAATTTGTGTGCCACGAATCACGACACGTTTTTGCGAGGTTTAATCCAATTTACGTCAAAGTTTATAACCCTATTTACTAATCCAAATGAGAACGATACAATTTGGGCTTTGGTTCCGAAAAGTATTTAGCTTTTCAAATCGTTTCATCGAAAAAGATATTTTAAATTGTAAATATTTGGACtcaattgtaaggcccgaaaatattaaattattaattatgggatttgagatttaaattccatattatgggctaatattgatttgagaagttatggaaattatagatttaattttcgagccaaaaatatttaatttgagaatttacggattgtgagaattaaattctgagaattcttaaattaaaagaataaatattcgatttgaatatttatggaatttaagattaaattccatgtttcgggaattaatatgattatgtcgaagatgaaacccgatcagaaactgatttgcaaatatcgaagtttgaagggtaaagtgcaaaaggtcgggattattgatttaatccgaatttatttcattttaatccgagattatttaatttgaaaatttttagagttttgatttaaattctaatattcttaaattaataaggattgaaattgaattaataagagagccgaggactgaattgtaatTTACGAAGGTTCAGGGACTAAATGGAAAATTATGTAATACATATCTGATGTTAAATTAGATTatcagcatgtacacgtgcaTATTTTGCATACAATTCAGAAAAGTGAAGAAATAAGAACAGGGAGCCGAAACTCTctccattttttttgttttttgattttcaaattgccgTAATTTTTGATCTGATTgcccgatttcgattccgaaaactgttctggaatccttgcgacgagggcttcgatttgcTGTAAGTTTCTAATTATTTCGGCATAGTTTGAAGATCTAAATATTGCTGAGATCAGATTATGAGTTTATAATtgtgttcttgagcttgtatGCACTTCAATAACGAAACTGAATTGATGATCGGCTATCGTTTATGTTGCTTATGATTTCCAGAAGTGTTTCGACTTATATAGGGTATGATTATGCTGGTTTCGATGGCTTATGAACTGAATTGAAGTTACGTATGAATGGAATTGAAGTtagattcgaattcgatatttcgtcggttaccgatttttaatcgctatgccgtcgattcgtgttttgagaccagtttgatagctgattattgagatgagatgttctttgaaatgttatcgatgatataacatttttatttctcaattTCAGACTTGTTTTAAAGATTAACGACGCTTAACTTCGAATGAGAaccgaggaagaagaagtggaagTTTGAAATGGATTGAATGAAGATATATTGATGAatttgactcgattctgaaataaATGAATTGAACGAAGCTTGATGTGAATGTTTTGAGGTTgtattttagatttgaagaattcagaacagaagaaatacgaaggtaaaagtggactactacttgaatgagattaaaactcgagatggtttgtatcgagttccctaaatcacatacttatttgattacttgaTCTTATATGAATTCTTGAATGAGACTATGATGTGAATGAATGCTATATTGattttatatgttgaattcatCTTGAAACTGATTCCTTGATTTTAAAATGAATGGAagcgttcgattagacgatttgagggattatatatgtatggcctgggtggttgacttagcctagcgtttgatttgcatatatagtggcttcaaagtc
Proteins encoded:
- the LOC140884827 gene encoding uncharacterized protein isoform X2 encodes the protein MSGQGKAIGSIRGRSKGSMSNKGKAIGSITGGSMRRGRMGWKSHRLQDDDVDLMLVNHRESEQNTGLNNIPCNETQDKEARRQSSENNISSDACNEDDNSSIVRRRGPNRGSQIPPNSDERTNIHVAMNKFIEIEVVRDITTDIKGSIKEAWPTWKKVPNDSKNLLWDNFKLRYKWDNLTDREMKKVWNENAGR
- the LOC140884827 gene encoding uncharacterized protein isoform X1; translation: MSGQGKAIGSIRGRSKGSMSNKGKAIGSITGGSMRRGRMGWKSHRLQDDDVDLMLVNHRESEQNTGLNNIPCNETQDKEARRQSSENNISSDACNEDDNSSIVRRRGPNRGSQIPPNSDERTNIHVAMNKFIEIEVVRDITTDIKGSIKEAWPTWKKVPNDSKNLLWDNFKLRYKWDNLTDREMKKVWNENAGERYRSAIHLAKKEALSLAHEELEREPTTLDMIGR